TCTAGATACAGTGCGCGCCAAAGTACCCTTTGGCATCGCGCAAATCGGCAAAGCATTCCGCAACGAGATATCGCCGCGCAACTTCCTCTTCCGCACGCGCGAGTTCGAGCAGGCCGACACGCAGTATTTCATCCGACCAAACGAGAATAAGGCAGATTATGAAAGAATCAAACAAGAACGCTGGAGTTGGTACTTGAGTTTAGGTATTCCGGCAGAACAGCTGCGCTGGAAGCAGCACGAACGCCTGGTCTTCTATGCCAAAGATGCTTGGGATATTGAATACAACTTCCCATCATACGGCTTCGACGAAGTCGAGGGTATTCATGACCGTACCGATTATGACTTGACCCAGCATATGAAGTTCTCCGGCGTTGACCTCTCGTATCTCGATCCAGAAACGAACGAGAAATATATTCCGTGGATACTGGAGACGTCGATGGGGATGGGCCGGCTCTTTCTCGCTGTCCTTTCAGAAGCTTATACAGAAGATGAACTTGGGGGCGAGAAGCGCACATTGCTTAAACTCAAGCCGAGTTTGGCGCCTATTAAAGTTGCAGTCTTTCCTTTGCTTCGCAACAAGCCGGAACTGGTCGCCAAAGCGCGCGAAGTCTTTATGATGCTTAAGCAAGAATTCCGCACCGAGTGGGACGACAACGGCAATATCGGCAAGCGTTATCGCCGGCAAGATGAGATCGGCACGCCGTGGTGCGTCACAGTAGACTTCGATACGCTCGGCGAAACCCCCGAGAATAAAGACACCGTAACAGTTAGAGACCGCGACACGGGCAAACAAGAAAGAATGAAAATCAGCGAACTTGCGTCGCATATACAAAAGAGTATACTTTCGACATGAAAAAAACTTCAAAAAATAAACAGCCGGTTACGATCGACATATTCGAGAAAAGCATGGCGAGCATTGCTAAGTCGTTTGTGCGTGTGGACGAACGATTTGAAAAGCACGATCAGATGTTCGAGTCCATTCTCGGAGAAATCAAGAATTTGCATGAAGACAATAAATACATCAGAAACACTTTGAATGATCTTGTGCGACAGGGTGCAAAAGATGATCGCAAAATGGACGATATGCTTGTTCGAATCGAACGACTCGAGGCGAAAGTCTTGGTCTAAACGGAATGGAAACTAAGTCCTGCCAGAATTGCAAAGAAAATTTCGTCATCGAACCGGAAGATTTCGTTTTTTACGAAAAAATCAAAGTCCCCCCGCCGACTTTCTGTCCGGAGTGCCGTATGATCAGGCGATTCCTCTGGAGGAACGAGAGAACACTATATAAGCGTAAGTGTGATTTGTGTAGTAAAGACATAATTGCTATGTATTCGGCAGATTCCGATTTTACAGTGTATTGTTCCGACTGCTGGTACTCCGACCAATGGGACCCAATGGAATACGGCAGCGATTATGATTTTTCCGTGCCATTTTTTTCTCAATTCGGGCTGTTGGTAAAGAAAGTTCCTCGGATAGCACTTGAGGGATATCAAAATTTAAATTCTCCATTCACTAATTACACATGGTTTTCGAAAGATGTTTATTTGTCTGCTTCCACGTTGTATTCGGAGAATGTTTTTAACTCCCAGGCAACATCTAACGGAGCAGATATATTCGATTGTGATAATACTTCGAGATCTAATACTTGTCTTGATGTTGTGACGGCCGATAAATGTTCTCGCTGTTATTCTTGCATACAAGTTCAAGAAAGTCTGGATTCTCGTTTCCTTTACGATTGCAAAAATTGTACGAGTTGTATGTTAAGTCACAACCTGAGACACAAATCATACGTCCTAAGAAATAAACAGCTTACGAAAGAAGAGTATGAAAAAGAAAAGCCTGATATAGGGAGTTTTAAAATTCAGTGCGAATGCGAGGCAGAATTTGCCCACCTGCGAAGCGGAGCGGTAACCAGATTCGCCTCTGTGACAAAGTCAGAAAATACCACCGGCGACTACATTACTAATTCCAAGAATATTTATCGTTCATTCGGTGTTGATAACGCCGAGAATATACGCTATGGATCCCGTGCCACATATATTAAAGATAGTATGGATGTCCACGGCGTCGGAAGCAGCGATGGGGCAGTTGAGTTATTGTATGAATTCATTAACGGCGGATACAAAGATTCACGAATGTTTTTTTCAGCAAATTCGTATGAAGGAATGCTGAACGCGTACTACTGTGATTATTGCAGAGGGTCAGAAAACGTATTCGGTTGTGTCGGTTTAAAAAAGAAGCAATATTGCATTCTTAATAAACAGTATTTAAAAGAGGAATATTTAGAGTTGGTGTCGAAAATAATCGAACACATGAACAAGATGCCATACGTAGATGCTAGCGGCATCGAATATAAATACGGAGAATTTTTTCCATCGGAAATTGCACCATTTACCTATAACGAAAGTTTAGCACAAGAATATTTTCCGATAAGGCAAGATGTTGCCGAGACGGCTGGATATCGCTGGCGCAAACAAGAAGAAAAAAGTTATAGGATTACCATTTTGTCCAGTGCTCTGCCAGACCACATCAACGACACCCCTGATTCTATCTTAAAAGAGGTTATAGGATGTGAACATCGTGCAGAATGTTCTGAACAGTGTACTGGTGCGTATAAAATAACACCGGCAGAATTGAATTTTCATCGCGCCAACGGAGTTGCCCTGTCTCGTTTATGTATGAACTGTCGGCATTCCGCTCAATTTAAAAAGAGAACACCAATGCAGTTATGGCATAGACATTGTATGAAAAAGGGTTGCCCAAACGAATTCGAAACCTCCTACGCCCCAGATCGCCCCGAGATCATCTATTGCGAGTCTTGCTATCAGCAGGAAGTCGTGTAGTCTACGTTGTTGGTTGACGCCTTTCGTGATATGCTACGCACATGAGCGATATCGCATTATTACAGCAGAATAAAGATATTTTCGAGAAATACGGCACGGCCTATGCCGGGCTTTTTGGGTCGCGTGCGCGAGGGAATGCTCATGAAGACAGTGATTACGATATTGTCGTCAAACTAAAAAAACCGATCGGGCTTTTTACATTTACCGGCTTTCAGCTCGAATTGGAAGATCGTCTACAAAAGAAAGTTGATCTCATGACTGAGGCTTCGATAACTCCTAGGATTAAGTTACAAGCATTAAATGACCTCAAGATTTTCTATGGACAGCGAGAATAAGTTGTATCTCGGGCACATTCTTGATGCGATTACCAAGCTCGAGAAATATGCGGGATTGACTTCGCGGACTGATTTGGAGACAAACGATCTTGTGTATGACGCCATAGTTCGCGAAATAGAAATTTTAGGTGAGGCAACGAAACACCTGACGGACGACTTCCGTTGTCTGGAACAGGGAATTCCCTGGAATCTGATTATTGCAACCAGAAACAAGCTTATACACGAGTATTCCGAAGTTGATCTTGATTCTATCTGGAAAACTATCCAAGAAGATTTACCTAAGCTCAAAGCGGTGGTCAATAAGTATTTGAATTGATGGAAACCAGAACTTGCCAAAACTGTAAGCAAAATTTCGTCATCGAACCGGAAGATTTTGAGTTTTACGAAAAAATAAAAGTCCCTCCGCCGACCTTCTGTCCGGAATGCAGAAATATCCAGCGTCTTGCGACACGCAATATGAAGTCTTTGTATCGGCGCGCCTGCGACAAATGCGGAGAGAATGTTGTTTCTCGATTTTCTTCGTCCAACCGCGCAAGAATGTTTTGTCATAAATGCTGGTGGGCAGAAGACTGGGACGGCATTTCATTCGGTAAGGATTACGACTTTTCGCGCCCATTTTTCGAACAGTTCAATGAATTACTTTTTAACGTTCCTCATGTTTCTATTCTTAATTCAAACATGGTTGAGAGCGATTATTCCAACATGGAAACAGATTGCAAAAAATGCTATCTGACTTTCGGCGGCCACTATAACGAAAATTGCGCCTTTACTGTCTACAGTTTGTATGGGAAGGAAGTTTACGATTCGTACTGGTCCCTTCACTGTGAACAATGTTTAGGCAACACGAGTGTTAATCATTGTTACCGTACGTTTTTTTCGGAACAATGCGGAAATTGTATCGACACCTTTGTCTCACGCGACTGCCGCGGGTGCACAAATATCATAGGCTGTGCAGGTTTGCGCAATAAGCAATATTGCATTTACAACAGACAATTCAGCAAAGACGACTATCTGAAAGAAAAGTCCAGGCTCAATTTCGGATCCCATGCAGAGCTCGAGAGTATCATCAGTAAGTCGCATGAAGTTTGGCTGAAGACGCCTCATCAATATGCAGCAATGATTAAGACAGTAAACTGCTCCGGCAACGATATTTTTAACTCTAAAAATGTCATTAACGGATGGAACGTAGAAGAGAGCGAGAATTGCAAGAACGCATATATAGCAGCCTCGATAAAAGATTGCTATGACGAAACCTCCGTAGGCAATGACGAGCTTGGCTACATGAATGCGAACGGCGGGGGATTATATAACTGTAAAGCAACGCTATACTCCTTTTCCAGCGACCCGATGAATCGAAAAAGCGGATTTAATTGCGAATACTCCTATTCGCTTGTTAATTGCAATGACTGCTTCGGTTGTGCCGGTTTGCGCGGCAAGCGATACTGTATTCTTAATAAACAGTACACAGAGGCCGAATACAAAAATTTATTGCCGAAAGTAATCGAACATATGAGGAAGGCACCTTTTGTATCTTCTGCCAACCGATACATTTATTCGTATGGCGATTTTTTCCCGGCAGAGCACTCGCTTTTTGCATATAACGAATCAGCCGCCCAAGATTTTTACCCGACACAAGGCGATAAGGCGCTAATGGCCGGATTTAATTGGCGAGAAGAACCGCCGACAGAATACAAGTTTACCGACTATATAATTCCGGATGATATTAGGGATGTTAAAGACGATATTTTAAATGCCGTGTTAAAGTGCGAGAAAAGTGGCAAGGCATATCGAATCATAAAGCAAGAACTCGAATTTTACAGAAGCATTGGACTGCCAATACCACGAATCGCCCCGCTCGAAAGAATAAATCAAAGAATTAATAATTTACTGCCGTTCAAACTTTGGGAGAGAACCTGCGGTAAATGCTCCAAACCCATTCAGACACCGTACGCTCCCGACCGGCCGGAGATCGTCTATTGCGAGTCTTGCTACCAGCAGGAAGTAGTGTAATATAGGGGGTAATGCATGATACCAAATTCAGCATCACCAATGACAGCATTGTCAGAGTAATTTTCTGGGTAGTTTTGGCTGTTCTGATATTCCTTCTGCGCGACCTTATTATCGCCATTGTCGCTTCTGTTGTTATCGCTTCGGCTATCGAGCCGGCCATCCGCTGGCTGGGTAATTATCGCATGCCGCGGATACCTTCTGTCATTAGTATTTATCTCGGTACGGCAATATTATTGCTTTCTATTTTCTATTTCTTCGTTCCGCCACTATTCAACGACATGATGGTCGTAAGCCGTCAACTGCCACAGATGATCGCCAAGGCGGAGATATTCGCACCTATTACAGACAACTTCCCGCAGATTGTGGACGGGTTAAGACAGCAGTTCTCGCTGGTTGACGCATTCGTTCCTGGCGGAGCGGTCTCGACTGTCGGTGGCAACGTAGTGCACACGGCCGGTGTGCTCGTCGGCAGTCTCTTTATGCTTATCTTGATACTCGTACTCTCATTCTACCTGGCAGTGCAGGAGCATGGCATCGACAATTTCATCAGACTTGTCGCCTCCGATCAATACGAAGAATATTTGATAGATCTCTGGAAGCGTTCACGTAAGAAAATTGGCTACTGGATGCAGGGGCAAGTTCTCCTCGGTTTACTTATCGGAGTTTTCGTCTACCTCGGCCTCGCGGTCTTCGGTATTAAGTACGCTCTGCTCCTCGCGGTCTTGGCGGCAATATTCGAGATCATTCCGGTCTTCGGGCCGATACTCTCGGCCGTGCCGGGTGTGCTCCTGGGCTTCTCGCAAGGGTACGGCATGGGACTTTTTATCCTCGGCTTTTATATAATCATCCAACAGTTTGAGAATCATCTTATTTACCCATTAGTTGTACGAAAAATTGTCGGCATTCCGCCCATTCTGGTAATCTTGTCGTTAATCGTCGGCGGGCAACTCTTCGGCTTTCTCGGCATTCTTATCGCCGTGCCCATTGCGACGATACTCATGGAGGTGCTGGGCGATCACGAACGCCGCAAGCTCGCCGGTAGGCAAATAGCACAAAATAAACAGTAAACTAGCATGCAAAAAATATACATAACAACAACTCTACCGTATGTAAATGCATCGCCGCATATCGGCTTCGCGATGGAAATTATCCGTGCCGATATTCTTGCTCGTCATTATCGCAAGGCCGGATACGAAGTTTTTTTTAATTTCGGTACAGATGAACACGGAAAGAAAATATACGAGAAGGCCGTAGAGGCAGGGAAAGATCCGAAAGCATATTGTGATGAATTCGCCGCGAAATTCGACGCCCTTAAATCGGTCCTGAATGTGACTTATAATAATTTCATCCGGACGACCGATGAACACCACATAATGGCCGCCGGGGAATTTTGGAAGATTTGTCATGCCAAAGGCGATATCTACAAGAAAAAGTATCAAGTCAAATATTGCGTAGGGTGCGAGCTGGAGAAGCAAGATTCGGACTTGGTTAATGGGCAATGTCCGGAGCACCCGAACCGCAAACTGGAACTCTTGGACGAAGAAAACTACTTCTTTAGATTTTCCAAATACGAAAAGCAGCTGCTCGATTTATACGAGAAGAATCCAGAACTCGTCTCTCCTCCATGGAGGATGAACGAGATAAAGGCATTCGTCGAGAGAGGATTGCAAGACTTCTCAATTTCACGATTAAAGGCAAAGATGCCATGGGGGATAGATGTACCGGGCGACAATGACCATGTTATGTATGTCTGGTTCGACGCTCTGGTGAACTATATTTCAGCTATCGGCTGGCCTGATGATATGAATAGATTCGGTGCTTGGTGGCCGGCCGTTCAGGTCTGCGGGAAGGATAACTTGCGCCAGCAGACGGCGATGTGGCAGGCGATGCTTATGTCGGCCGGACTGCCTCACTCGAAGAAGATCTACGTTAACGGCTTTATAATCTCCGGCGGACAGAAGATGAGCAAGTCGCTTGGAAACGGTATCAACCCTATTGAAATAGTAGCCGAATATGGTACAGACGCCCTCCGCTTCTTTCTGGCCAGGGAAGTTACACCCTTCGAAGATTCCGATGTTACATCCGAGAGAATCAAAGAATCGTATAACGCATATCTTGCCAACGGTATTGGCAATCTGGCTTCCCGCATCCTAAAAATGAGTGAGAGCTATCTTGCCGGCGAAAAGATCGAGGTTATTATCTCAGATAATCCCGAGTTTGATAGTTTTATAGAAAACTATCAGTTCGATTCTGCTATGAAATTTGTTATGGACGAAGTAACCAAACTTAACGAAAAGATTCAGACGACACAACCTTTCTCTCTCTATAAGACCGATCCGGAAAAGGCGAAAGTCATTATTCGGGAACTTATGAAAGGACTCGCCGGAGTGGCCAGGCTCCTTGAGTCGGTGATGCCAGCAACTGCCGAGAAAATTTCAGAGTGCATCAAAGCCAACAAAAAACCGGAGACACCGTTATTCCTAAGAAAAGAGTAATGTCGCTCAAGCTCGTAGATATTCATACCCACCCGCAATTCGCGGCTTATACGGAAGACCGTGACGCTATTATGCAACGTGCCGAAGAGGCAGCGGTGGGGCAGATCGTTGTGGGGACGCAAAAGGACACTTCACAGGCCGCCATAGATCTTGCGCATAAATATCCGCATACTTGGGCAACGGTCGGTCTGCACCCGATACACACCACCAAGTCTTATCATGACGCATATGAACTAGAAAATTCCAACCTCACCCCTGCACCCCTCTCCGACGGAGAGGGGAAACTCTCGGAAAATTCCCCCTCCCTTTCGGGGAGGGGGTTAGGGGGTGAGGTGGTGAAGCCCTTCACTTCTCGCGGAGAGGTTTTCGATTATGACTATTACAGAAAATTGGCTACAGACGAGAAGGTGGTCGCTATTGGTGAATGCGGCTTGGATTATTTCAGACTCGATGAAGACACCAAACAGATACAGATGAATGTCTTCGATGCACAGATTGCGCTGGCGAACGAAGTGGAGAAGCCTATTATGCTTCATATTCGTGCGGGCAAGCATGCCGGCAGTGGCACGGCCTATCAAGACGCTTTCCATATGCTGCACTCAAAATCAAAAGTTTCGGCCAACGTGCATTTCTTTGCCGGCGATATCGAAACTGCTAAAAGATTTTTGTCTATAGGCTGCACGCTATCATTCACCGGCGTCATTACTTTTACCCACGACTATGACGAAGTGGTAAAGTATGTGCCGATAGAGTCTATGATGGTCGAAACCGACGCGCCTTACATTACGCCAGCGCCATATCGGGGCAAACGCAACGAATCTTCTTATGCCAGGCTTATCGCTGCCAGGGTTGCCCTCATAAAAGGTATAAGCATAGAACAGGCAGAAGCCAAGCTCCTAGATAACGCCATACGACAGTTCAGGTTGAAATTTTAGGGATACTCTGGTATTATAGCCGGATTATGGATAGCGACACTAATAAGAAAGTCAAATACGACCTCCTGTTCGTTTTAAGCCCCGTTTTGGCCGAAGACAAGGCCAACGAGGAAACAACGCGCATATCGAAGATAATCGAGAGCCATGGCGGTACTATTTTCGGCTCAGACGCGCCCAAGCTCCGACCGCTATCATACCCAGTCGCAAAGACATGGGAAGGCAAGAAGACGGTTTATGAGCAAGGTCTCTTCGGCTGGACAAAGTTCGAAATCGACTCGATAGAGATTCCGGCAATTCAAAAAGAATTCCAAGCAATTCAACACCTGTTGAGGTCGGCAATTACTTATGCTTATCTCGATGTTCGTCCTGTGCGTCGCATTCCGACCGAGGATAAGCCAGAAGAAGTTGTTGTTTCGAGTCTTCCGCCAGAACTCGTTTCGGTACCCACGGCAACACCCGTTGCTCGCGTTGAAGCCGAACCAATCAAAAAGCTTTCCGAGGCCGAAATAGATAAGCAAATAGAGAGTTTGCTCTCGTAAAAAAAATGTACCTAAACAAAGTATTACTTATCGGTAATCTGACACGCGACCCGGAGAAGCGAGCTTTGCCGAATGGTACGAACGTTACGTCATTCAGCCTCGCGACTAATCGTATTTATAAAGACAAGAACGGTGCCAAGCAAGAATCGGTAGAATACCACAATGTCGTTACCTTCAGTAAACTCGCGGAATTGTGCGCACAATACTTAAAGAGAGGCCAGTCGGCATATGTGGAAGGCAGACTGCAGACGAGAAGTTGGGACGATAAAGCAACCAATCAGAAGAAGTACCGAACGGAGATAGTTGCAGACACGGTCCAGTTCGGGCAAAAGGCCGGTGGGAGTCCATCTACTCCGATGCCCGGAGGGGCCGGAGTTCCGACTTCGCCACAGGCGAACGTCGGAAAAGAAGCACTCGACACGATAGAGTACCCCGAAGAAGAAAGTAACGTCGAAGATATCCCATTTTAACAGAATTAAAGAATTATAGAATTAAAGAATATGATCTCATCCGCCAAACAATGTTATTTCTGCAATAATAACTTCAAGACGATAGACTACAAAGAGACCGAGCTCTTGAAGCGCTTCTTGTCACCGCACGCCCGCATTATGTCTCGCCGCAAGACCAGTACCTGCGCCAAGCATCAGCGCAAGTTAGACTCGGCTATCAAGCGCGCCAGACACTTGTCGCTCTTGCCATTCATCTCGCGTTAGAGCCATATTTTCACTGGAGTTGATAACTCGGTGGATAAACAGTGTACAAACTGTGGATTAAGTATAGACTTTATAGCTGATAGTGTCTCCTGGCACTAGTTCATGGCTGGAAGGAGGTCCAGTATGAACGTCGAACAGAGGGTCGAGGCTCGAAGGAAACTGCTGGATGTTATCCACGAACGGGAGAAGCATCCCGAAGACTCCTCTCTCGAGGAGGCCCAGAATAAAGCGGAACGCGAATTCAAGATCGCGTACGCAAATCGCTAGCCAGGCAACGGCGCCCCGAGGAATTTTTCCCGGGGCGCAGGACTTTTTACTTGAAAAAGCTATTATTTACTCACTCGTTCGACGTATTCGCCGGTCTCGGTGTTGATGACAAGCGTATCGCCTTCGTTCACGAAGAGCGGGGCGTCGATGGAAGCGCCGGTCTCGATCTTCACTATTTTCATCCCGCCTTTAGCGGTGTCGCCCTTAATACCCGGGGCGGCCTCTGTCACTTTAACTTCAAGTTTGATGGGTAACTTCACGCCGATTATCTTTTCATCAAAGACAAGCGCATCAACCAGCATGTTGGTCTTGAGGAACTTGGCTGGCGTACCGAGGACATCGGCAGGGAGCTCAAAGCGCTTGCTGGGATCATTCGCCTCGCAGAACCAGAACTCGCCTTTGTTGGTAAAAAGATATTTGACCTGCTTGCGCGAGAGCTCGGCTTCTTCGGCTTTCTCGCTTACATGGAATGAATATTCAACAATGCGCCCGGAGATAAGGTTGCGGAGCTTGGTAGCATTGACCGGCTTGCGCTGTTGCTTACGGAAGACGTGAGATGTAAGCACCTCATAAGGTTCGCCTTCGTATATGATGACCTTCTTCTCCTTGATATCGCTGTATTCGAGCATTGACATAGGCAAGCATCATAGCATATATATAACTACTTGAGCAACCTTAAAATATGCTATGCTGTTATATATGGAGATGAAACCAGATGAAGAGATATTAGCCCTTTCGGTCGCCAACCCGCGGCTTTTTTCTATTATCTTCGACCGTCACGAAGAGAAGTTCCGCCGCAAGGTCAAGCGCATTTTGGGCGATAGGCCGGAGGTGGAAGATGTCTTACAAGAGACTTTTGTGAAGATTTACCTTAATGCCGGTAAGTTCAAGAAGATTCCCGGCGCCTCGTTTACGTCATGGGCATATAAAATCCTGATTAATGTCACCTTTACCCAGTACAAGAAGTTAGATAAGAGGAAGGGGGACGTAGATATTTTAAAAGATGAATTACGTGAGGTGCTTCCGGACAAGTCGATGCCGGACCTGGCCTCGAAGGAGCTCAAGGACTACGTCGAATCAATCGTGGCGACCCTGCCGGACAACCTTGGTCATGCGCTGACCGAGCACTTCATCAACGATAAACCGCAGGAGCAGATCGCGCGGGAGGAAGGTGTATCTGTCGGAGCGATCAAGACTCGCATTCACAGAGCCAAAGAAGCCTTCCGCGAACAAGCATCAAAAGTCTAACGACTTTTGAAAATTTAAAGATTTAAATAGTAAAAATTTAAAAATTATGAATAACGTACAACAATTAAAGAGGCGAGTCATGCGACGGGTGTATGCATTTTGGGTTTTGCGTACCGCATATCACTCCCTGTTGCTTAAAGGCGTTGCAATTTCGCTATTGTTTATTGAGTTAAGAGAATTGGTATCACTTAGAAACGTGATCACAAACACTCTACAGTCCGGAGGCATAGATCGCATGGTGTCTTATCTCGAATACTCTTTCGCTCACACTCAAGCGTCAGTACAAGTAACTCTAGCGCTTGTCGGTGTTCTGGCTGTTTGGTTCGTGGTTGACGCGATACGAAAAGATTTTGTCGTGCCGGTTCAGCAATTCGCGCTCCGCTAGACGCCCAGAGGTTCGACCTTAAGCACCAAAAAGGTCGAACCTCAAAGGTGATTATTCTTCGTCAGTCGGTTCCTTATCGTCATCAGCCGATTCTGACGCGGGGGATTTCATATCTAGGGCGCCTTTTTCTACGTTCTCTATAATCTTTTTCTTTAATTCGTCACGGACTTTGTGATTTTCTTTAAGGAATGTTCTGGTGGCGTCATAACCGCGGCCTAGCTTGAGATCGCCGTACGCATATGAGGAACCACTCTTCTGGATTAAGCCTTGCTTCTCGGCAAGGGCGATGATCTCGCCTTCGGGGGAAATACCTTCGTTGTAGATAATGTCGAACTCGGCGAATTTGAAGGGGGCGGCCACTTTGTTCTTGACCACCTTGGCGCGGGTGCGCGAGCCCACAACCTCTTCGCCTTTCTTGATCTGGGCAATGCGGCGAATGTCGATACGAACCGATGAATAGAACTTGAGCGCCTTACCGCCCGGGGTCGTCTCGGGGTTACCGAACATGACACCGATCTGCATTCTGATCTGATTTATAAATATGACGACAGTCTTGCTCTTGGCGACGATGGCAGTCATTTTGCGCAAAGCTTGCGACATTAGACGCGCCTGCTTGCCGACGTGGAAGGCGCCCAT
Above is a window of Candidatus Paceibacterota bacterium DNA encoding:
- a CDS encoding TatD family hydrolase, translated to MSLKLVDIHTHPQFAAYTEDRDAIMQRAEEAAVGQIVVGTQKDTSQAAIDLAHKYPHTWATVGLHPIHTTKSYHDAYELENSNLTPAPLSDGEGKLSENSPSLSGRGLGGEVVKPFTSRGEVFDYDYYRKLATDEKVVAIGECGLDYFRLDEDTKQIQMNVFDAQIALANEVEKPIMLHIRAGKHAGSGTAYQDAFHMLHSKSKVSANVHFFAGDIETAKRFLSIGCTLSFTGVITFTHDYDEVVKYVPIESMMVETDAPYITPAPYRGKRNESSYARLIAARVALIKGISIEQAEAKLLDNAIRQFRLKF
- a CDS encoding AI-2E family transporter, producing the protein MHDTKFSITNDSIVRVIFWVVLAVLIFLLRDLIIAIVASVVIASAIEPAIRWLGNYRMPRIPSVISIYLGTAILLLSIFYFFVPPLFNDMMVVSRQLPQMIAKAEIFAPITDNFPQIVDGLRQQFSLVDAFVPGGAVSTVGGNVVHTAGVLVGSLFMLILILVLSFYLAVQEHGIDNFIRLVASDQYEEYLIDLWKRSRKKIGYWMQGQVLLGLLIGVFVYLGLAVFGIKYALLLAVLAAIFEIIPVFGPILSAVPGVLLGFSQGYGMGLFILGFYIIIQQFENHLIYPLVVRKIVGIPPILVILSLIVGGQLFGFLGILIAVPIATILMEVLGDHERRKLAGRQIAQNKQ
- the rpsR gene encoding 30S ribosomal protein S18 encodes the protein MISSAKQCYFCNNNFKTIDYKETELLKRFLSPHARIMSRRKTSTCAKHQRKLDSAIKRARHLSLLPFISR
- the metG gene encoding methionine--tRNA ligase, with the translated sequence MQKIYITTTLPYVNASPHIGFAMEIIRADILARHYRKAGYEVFFNFGTDEHGKKIYEKAVEAGKDPKAYCDEFAAKFDALKSVLNVTYNNFIRTTDEHHIMAAGEFWKICHAKGDIYKKKYQVKYCVGCELEKQDSDLVNGQCPEHPNRKLELLDEENYFFRFSKYEKQLLDLYEKNPELVSPPWRMNEIKAFVERGLQDFSISRLKAKMPWGIDVPGDNDHVMYVWFDALVNYISAIGWPDDMNRFGAWWPAVQVCGKDNLRQQTAMWQAMLMSAGLPHSKKIYVNGFIISGGQKMSKSLGNGINPIEIVAEYGTDALRFFLAREVTPFEDSDVTSERIKESYNAYLANGIGNLASRILKMSESYLAGEKIEVIISDNPEFDSFIENYQFDSAMKFVMDEVTKLNEKIQTTQPFSLYKTDPEKAKVIIRELMKGLAGVARLLESVMPATAEKISECIKANKKPETPLFLRKE
- the recA gene encoding recombinase RecA, which encodes MAKKVTERPSAGVENAIKAIQTKFGEGSIMRLGEKPHVDVDAVPTGSLGLDLALGVGGLPRGRIIEIYGPESSGKTTLSLHVIAEAQKKGGVCAFIDAEHAMDPEYSKKLGVKINDLLISQPDNGEQALEIADSLIRSGQIDVLVIDSVAALTPKDEIEGDMGAFHVGKQARLMSQALRKMTAIVAKSKTVVIFINQIRMQIGVMFGNPETTPGGKALKFYSSVRIDIRRIAQIKKGEEVVGSRTRAKVVKNKVAAPFKFAEFDIIYNEGISPEGEIIALAEKQGLIQKSGSSYAYGDLKLGRGYDATRTFLKENHKVRDELKKKIIENVEKGALDMKSPASESADDDKEPTDEE
- a CDS encoding elongation factor P; this encodes MSMLEYSDIKEKKVIIYEGEPYEVLTSHVFRKQQRKPVNATKLRNLISGRIVEYSFHVSEKAEEAELSRKQVKYLFTNKGEFWFCEANDPSKRFELPADVLGTPAKFLKTNMLVDALVFDEKIIGVKLPIKLEVKVTEAAPGIKGDTAKGGMKIVKIETGASIDAPLFVNEGDTLVINTETGEYVERVSK
- a CDS encoding RNA polymerase sigma factor, which gives rise to MEMKPDEEILALSVANPRLFSIIFDRHEEKFRRKVKRILGDRPEVEDVLQETFVKIYLNAGKFKKIPGASFTSWAYKILINVTFTQYKKLDKRKGDVDILKDELREVLPDKSMPDLASKELKDYVESIVATLPDNLGHALTEHFINDKPQEQIAREEGVSVGAIKTRIHRAKEAFREQASKV
- a CDS encoding nucleotidyltransferase family protein; translation: MSDIALLQQNKDIFEKYGTAYAGLFGSRARGNAHEDSDYDIVVKLKKPIGLFTFTGFQLELEDRLQKKVDLMTEASITPRIKLQALNDLKIFYGQRE
- a CDS encoding 30S ribosomal protein S6 gives rise to the protein MDSDTNKKVKYDLLFVLSPVLAEDKANEETTRISKIIESHGGTIFGSDAPKLRPLSYPVAKTWEGKKTVYEQGLFGWTKFEIDSIEIPAIQKEFQAIQHLLRSAITYAYLDVRPVRRIPTEDKPEEVVVSSLPPELVSVPTATPVARVEAEPIKKLSEAEIDKQIESLLS
- a CDS encoding DUF86 domain-containing protein; translation: MDSENKLYLGHILDAITKLEKYAGLTSRTDLETNDLVYDAIVREIEILGEATKHLTDDFRCLEQGIPWNLIIATRNKLIHEYSEVDLDSIWKTIQEDLPKLKAVVNKYLN
- the ssb gene encoding single-stranded DNA-binding protein, producing MYLNKVLLIGNLTRDPEKRALPNGTNVTSFSLATNRIYKDKNGAKQESVEYHNVVTFSKLAELCAQYLKRGQSAYVEGRLQTRSWDDKATNQKKYRTEIVADTVQFGQKAGGSPSTPMPGGAGVPTSPQANVGKEALDTIEYPEEESNVEDIPF
- a CDS encoding glycine--tRNA ligase; its protein translation is MTDTNMDDIISFAKRKGFVYPGSEIYGGAAGLYDFGPYGVELLNNLKASWWKENVQKKENYFGLDSAMFKDPRVWEASGHVGGFSDPLTECKKCNTRLRVDKELAKIGVSADEKMSEAELNALFDEHKKKIKCPKCGGQDFSPVRAFNLLVKSNLGDFTNTGEHPVYLPGEACQGIYLNYKNILDTVRAKVPFGIAQIGKAFRNEISPRNFLFRTREFEQADTQYFIRPNENKADYERIKQERWSWYLSLGIPAEQLRWKQHERLVFYAKDAWDIEYNFPSYGFDEVEGIHDRTDYDLTQHMKFSGVDLSYLDPETNEKYIPWILETSMGMGRLFLAVLSEAYTEDELGGEKRTLLKLKPSLAPIKVAVFPLLRNKPELVAKAREVFMMLKQEFRTEWDDNGNIGKRYRRQDEIGTPWCVTVDFDTLGETPENKDTVTVRDRDTGKQERMKISELASHIQKSILST